The proteins below come from a single Triticum aestivum cultivar Chinese Spring chromosome 5D, IWGSC CS RefSeq v2.1, whole genome shotgun sequence genomic window:
- the LOC123121919 gene encoding peptidyl-prolyl cis-trans isomerase FKBP16-4, chloroplastic, with the protein MELSSLLPSLSPRRALRLSFSTASKTPRRPRPAAFACRADASPEGPITRRWFASLAAATAAVGISVAGGGGAGAVSTSRRVFRSSKIPESDFITLPNGIKYYDIKVGGGAKAVKGSRVAVHYVAKWKGITFMTSRQGLGVTGGTPYGFDVGNSERGNVLKGLDLGVEGMKVGGQRLVIVPPELAYGKKGVQEIPPNATIELDVELLSIKQSPFGSPVKIVEG; encoded by the exons ATGGAGCTCTCATCCCTCCTGCCCTCCCTGTCCCCGCGCCGCGCCCTCCGGCTCTCCTTCTCCACCGCGTCCAAGACGCCCCGGCGGCCGCGGCCGGCCGCCTTCGCCTGCCGCGCGGACGCCTCCCCGGAAGGACCAATCACCCGGCGATGGTTCGCCtcgctagccgccgccaccgcag CCGTGGGGATCAGCGTCGCCGGAGGAGGGGGAGCTGGCGCCGTGTCGACCAGCAGGAGAGTT TTTAGGAGCAGCAAGATTCCGGAGAGCGACTTCATCACTCTGCCTAATGGCATCAA GTACTATGACATCAAAGTAGGAGGTGGGGCTAAAGCAGTTAAGGGATCGCGCGTCGCA GTACATTACGTGGCCAAGTGGAAGGGCATAACATTCATGACAAGTAGGCAGGGCCTCGGTGTCACTGGTGGAACG CCGTATGGGTTTGATGTTGGCAATTCTGAAAGAGGCAATGTTCTAAAAGGATTGGATCTCGGGGTTGAGGGAATGAAAGTTGGAGGCCAG AGGTTGGTTATTGTTCCTCCTGAGCTAGCTTATGGAAAAAAGGGCGTTCAAGAAATTCCTCCTAATGCAACTATTGAG CTGGATGTCGAACTACTATCGATCAAACAGAGTCCATTTGG GAGTCCTGTGAAGATCGTTGAAGGATAA